A region from the Aegilops tauschii subsp. strangulata cultivar AL8/78 chromosome 5, Aet v6.0, whole genome shotgun sequence genome encodes:
- the LOC109734269 gene encoding protein STRICTOSIDINE SYNTHASE-LIKE 3 produces MASAGVVAAAAVVAALAAFCATDPLRLGSMADFPGFEALPVELPDAAEIPPHADAAERLRGAEIRFRGEVQGPESVAFDPLGRGPYTGVADGRVLVWDGARWAYFAHASPGWTAERCGGPKASPMEYLKDEHVCGRALGIRFDKRNGDLYIADAYFGLSKVGPEGGLATPLATEAEGVRFNFTNDLDLDADGNVYFTDSSVLYQRRHFMQLVFSGDASGRLLKYNPETKETTVLHRNLQFPNGVSLSKDGSFFVFCEGSRGRLSRYWLKGEKAGTVDLFAILPGFPDNVRTNDKGEFWVAIHCRRSAYARLLSHRVQLRKFLLSLPIPAKYHYLMQIGGNLHALIIKYSPEGEVLDILEDTKGQVVRAVSEVEEKDGKLWIGSVLMPFIAVFDYAKES; encoded by the exons ATGGCGTCGGCGGGCGTGGTGgccgcggcggcggtggtggcggcgctgGCGGCGTTCTGCGCGACGGACCCGCTGCGGCTGGGCTCCATGGCGGACTTCCCGGGCTTCGAGGCGCTCCCTGTGGAGCTCCCGGACGCGGCGGAGATACCCCCGCACGCGGACGCCGCGGAGCGGCTGCGCGGCGcggagatccggttccgcggcgAGGTGCAGGGCCCCGAGAGCGTCGCCTTCGACCCGCTCGGCCGCGGGCCCTACACGGGCGTCGCCGACGGCCGCGTCCTCGTCTGGGACGGCGCCCGCTGGGCCTACTTCGCGCACGCCTCCCCGGGCTGGACCGCCGAGCGCTGCGGCGGGCCCAAGGCGTCGCCCATGGAGTACCTCAAGGACGAGCACGTCTGCGGCCGCGCGCTCGGCATCCGGTTCGACAAGCGCAACGGGGACCTCTACATCGCCGACGCCTACTTCGGCCTCTCCAAGGTCGGGCCCGAGGGCGGGCTGGCCACGCCGCTCGCCACGGAGGCCGAGGGCGTGCGCTTCAACTTCACCAACGACCTCGACCTTGACGCCGACGGCAACGTCTACTTCACCGACAGCAGCGTCCTCTACCAGAGAAG GCATTTCATGCAGTTGGTTTTCTCTGGAGATGCCTCTGGGAGGCTCTTGAAATACAACCCAGAAACAAAGGAGACAACAGTTCTTCACCGGAACCTCCAATTTCCCAATGGAGTGAGCTTAAGCAAGGACGGGTCGTTCTTCGTCTTCTGTGAAGGATCTCGTGGAAG GTTGAGCAGATACTGGCTGAAAGGTGAGAAGGCAGGAACCGTCGATCTCTTCGCCATCCTGCCTGGGTTCCCCGACAACGTGAGAACCAACGACAAGGGCGAATTCTGGGTAGCAATCCATTGCCGACGTAGCGCCTACGCCCGGCTCTTGAGTCACCGCGTGCAACTGAGGAAGTTCTTGCTCAGCCTCCCGATCCCTGCCAAGTATCACTACCTGATGCAAATCGGCGGCAACCTGCACGCGCTGATCATCAAGTACAGCCCTGAAGGCGAGGTTCTTGACATCTTGGAGGACACTAAAGGGCAGGTGGTGAGAGCTGTTAGCGAGGTGGAGGAGAAGGATGGCAAGCTCTGGATAGGATCTGTTCTCATGCCCTTCATTGCCGTCTTTGACTACGCCAAGGAATCTTAG